The following are encoded in a window of Aromatoleum petrolei genomic DNA:
- a CDS encoding DUF2889 domain-containing protein — protein sequence MRFDARGRDLLTRADGTTEVFAYDRAEARLLDRTIETISCTPPRATLHRLIGARSGNQLRSALEEALPDERAAGTPLYLLLDDFAGTSLIAPGVWQHWPSAERGEESDPPPLSVIRSRALPQMEGVCIAFQAGATPLRDVDGDLQSFGDVVPLPRPTDPRGWHPLPSSPGKSLRRARRIDVWHEAGLLHIDAMFQDSASTPSGARRAIHEYSIGATVDAASMSVLAIHAIPRILPYPECPSAVANLHRLIGAPLRQLRTVVIERLPKTMGCTHLNDALRSLAEVPLMAETLDRALAARGLKSPPE from the coding sequence ATGAGGTTCGATGCGCGAGGCCGGGACTTGCTGACACGAGCCGATGGCACCACTGAGGTCTTCGCCTACGATAGAGCGGAGGCGCGGCTGCTCGACCGTACGATCGAAACCATTTCCTGCACGCCACCGCGAGCGACATTGCACAGGCTGATCGGCGCGCGTAGCGGGAATCAACTGCGCTCGGCTCTCGAAGAGGCTCTTCCGGACGAACGCGCGGCGGGCACGCCGCTCTATCTGCTGCTGGATGACTTTGCGGGCACCAGCCTGATCGCGCCAGGAGTATGGCAGCACTGGCCGTCCGCTGAACGCGGCGAAGAATCGGATCCGCCCCCCCTTTCCGTGATCCGCTCGCGCGCCTTACCCCAGATGGAGGGGGTTTGCATCGCTTTCCAAGCGGGAGCGACGCCGTTGCGCGATGTTGATGGGGACTTGCAGAGTTTCGGGGACGTCGTCCCCCTTCCCCGCCCGACCGACCCACGTGGCTGGCATCCACTACCCTCGAGCCCGGGGAAGTCACTACGGCGCGCGAGACGAATCGACGTCTGGCACGAAGCCGGCTTGCTGCACATCGATGCCATGTTCCAGGACAGCGCCAGCACCCCCTCCGGGGCACGCCGCGCAATCCACGAGTACAGTATCGGAGCAACGGTCGATGCCGCTTCAATGTCCGTTCTCGCCATCCATGCAATCCCTCGAATTCTCCCCTATCCCGAGTGCCCATCCGCGGTAGCCAACCTCCATCGGCTGATCGGTGCGCCGCTACGGCAGCTTCGCACCGTGGTAATCGAGCGCCTGCCCAAGACGATGGGCTGTACGCACCTCAACGACGCCTTGCGCTCGCTGGCCGAGGTACCGCTAATGGCGGAGACGCTTGATCGGGCTCTGGCCGCACGCGGATTGAAGTCCCCGCCCGAATGA
- a CDS encoding efflux RND transporter permease subunit codes for MAGALPDSQGVEHFRVVRDLADFDVRSGNWLERVIFNNRLKLLALFAFISVFLGWQSMQIEVNANFERMIPSSHTYIRNFLDNKEHVRGLGNQIRIAVENTQGDIFDPEYLKVLAEINDILYLTPGVDRPWLKSLWTPLLRWSEVTEEGMRGGPVMPDGFDGSPAKTKELRRNLSHSGAIGNLVSTNMRSSMILVPLLDRYPDTGKPINYLSLSRTLEEKIRSKETDKIRIHIVGFGKLAGDLIEGLTVVISYFALSVLIAGVLVFLYTRCLRSTLVLVSSAILGVVWLIGLMKLLGLELDPYSILVPFLLFAIGLSHGAQKMNGILQDVGRGTHKYVAARYTFRRLFLAGLTALLTNIVGFLVLIIIEIPVIRDLALMTSVGVTGLIFTKLVLIPVILSYTGVSPVAARRAVQEQHVEDASRTVVGRLWAMLEQLTRRRAALAAVSLSVLLLAAGLVMRVDLQVGDLDAGAPELRPDSRYNLDVAYVTDNFGLTSDQFAVLVKTPPAKCDAYQALVDSDRLAWELEHVEGVMAVSSFSERLRRIVGGMSEGYYKLATIPRDDRIRGYAANRVISDNPDSMNPSCEVMPLVAYLTDHKAETLERVLKTVEAFAATHNRDDVQFLPAAGAAGIESVTNIVVWESFYRMHLLLYAAVVVLCFVTFRSWRAVVVAIVPLLLTSILCEAIMVALGIGVKVATLPVIALGVGVGVDYALYLLSIQLALQRGGASLAEAYKGSLDFTGKVVALVGATMAAGVVSWAWSPIKFQADMGILLTFMFLWNMIGALLLIPALSHFLLRDIGRRPKDLEVREWLPQVSIEGTAGEPATEKPSLEVHSHAV; via the coding sequence ATGGCTGGAGCATTGCCTGATTCACAGGGTGTCGAGCATTTCCGGGTCGTTCGAGATCTGGCCGATTTCGATGTAAGGTCGGGCAACTGGCTTGAGCGGGTAATCTTTAATAATCGGTTGAAGCTACTGGCGCTGTTCGCGTTCATATCGGTATTCCTCGGCTGGCAGTCGATGCAGATCGAGGTCAACGCCAACTTCGAGCGGATGATTCCATCGTCGCACACATACATCCGGAACTTCCTCGATAACAAGGAACACGTCCGCGGGCTGGGCAACCAGATTCGTATCGCCGTCGAGAACACCCAAGGGGATATTTTCGATCCCGAGTACCTCAAGGTGCTCGCAGAGATAAACGACATACTTTACCTCACGCCTGGCGTGGATCGTCCATGGCTCAAGTCGTTGTGGACCCCATTGCTTCGCTGGTCGGAAGTGACCGAGGAAGGCATGCGTGGGGGCCCGGTCATGCCGGACGGCTTCGACGGCTCGCCGGCCAAGACCAAAGAGTTGAGACGGAATCTGTCGCACTCAGGTGCGATAGGCAATCTCGTTTCAACGAATATGCGATCGTCAATGATCCTCGTGCCGCTGCTCGACAGGTATCCGGACACCGGGAAGCCGATCAATTACCTGTCGTTGTCCCGCACGCTGGAGGAGAAGATAAGGAGCAAGGAAACCGACAAGATTAGGATTCACATCGTCGGCTTCGGCAAGCTCGCCGGCGATCTGATCGAGGGGCTCACTGTCGTGATCTCCTACTTCGCGCTATCGGTCCTCATCGCCGGAGTACTCGTCTTCCTCTACACCCGGTGTCTGCGCAGCACCTTGGTCCTCGTCAGTTCGGCGATCCTGGGCGTGGTGTGGCTCATTGGATTGATGAAGCTGTTGGGCCTAGAGCTCGATCCCTATTCCATTCTGGTTCCGTTCCTGCTCTTCGCGATCGGATTGTCCCATGGCGCCCAGAAGATGAATGGCATCTTGCAGGACGTGGGACGGGGTACCCACAAGTACGTAGCAGCACGCTACACGTTCCGCCGGCTCTTCCTGGCGGGCCTTACGGCGCTATTGACCAACATCGTCGGTTTCCTGGTACTGATCATCATCGAAATCCCTGTGATTCGCGACCTTGCGTTGATGACCAGTGTCGGTGTGACCGGACTGATCTTTACGAAGCTGGTGTTGATTCCCGTTATCCTTTCCTACACTGGCGTCAGCCCGGTTGCGGCGCGACGGGCCGTGCAGGAACAGCACGTGGAGGACGCCAGCCGCACGGTTGTTGGGCGGTTGTGGGCCATGCTCGAACAGCTCACGCGACGCCGTGCCGCGCTCGCTGCCGTCAGTCTTTCCGTGCTCCTTTTGGCCGCCGGCCTCGTGATGCGCGTCGACTTGCAGGTTGGCGATCTCGACGCCGGTGCGCCCGAACTTCGGCCCGATTCACGCTACAACCTCGATGTCGCCTACGTGACGGACAATTTCGGCCTTACCAGTGACCAGTTTGCGGTGCTGGTGAAGACGCCGCCGGCGAAGTGCGACGCGTACCAAGCGCTCGTAGACAGCGATCGTCTCGCCTGGGAGCTCGAGCACGTAGAGGGCGTGATGGCCGTCTCCTCGTTCTCAGAACGGCTCAGACGCATCGTGGGCGGGATGTCGGAAGGCTATTACAAATTGGCGACTATCCCTCGCGACGATAGGATCCGCGGCTATGCCGCGAATCGCGTGATTTCGGACAACCCCGACTCGATGAACCCTTCCTGCGAGGTCATGCCGCTCGTGGCATATCTGACGGACCACAAGGCCGAGACGCTGGAGCGCGTGCTGAAAACGGTGGAGGCTTTCGCGGCGACCCATAATCGCGATGATGTGCAGTTCCTGCCTGCGGCGGGGGCCGCCGGGATCGAGTCGGTGACCAATATCGTCGTGTGGGAATCCTTCTATCGCATGCATTTGCTGCTCTATGCTGCGGTCGTCGTGCTGTGCTTTGTCACTTTCCGTTCGTGGCGTGCCGTCGTGGTGGCGATTGTTCCGCTGCTGCTCACGTCGATACTCTGCGAGGCGATCATGGTAGCCCTTGGGATCGGGGTAAAGGTGGCGACCCTTCCGGTGATCGCGCTCGGCGTGGGCGTCGGTGTCGACTACGCGCTTTACCTGCTTTCGATCCAGCTGGCCCTGCAACGCGGGGGCGCTAGTCTGGCGGAGGCCTACAAGGGTTCCCTCGATTTCACCGGCAAGGTGGTTGCGCTCGTTGGGGCTACCATGGCGGCGGGAGTCGTCAGCTGGGCTTGGTCGCCGATCAAGTTCCAGGCCGACATGGGGATCCTGCTGACGTTCATGTTCCTATGGAACATGATCGGTGCATTGCTGCTGATTCCGGCCTTGTCGCATTTCCTGCTTCGCGACATCGGGCGCCGTCCGAAGGACTTGGAGGTGCGCGAGTGGTTGCCGCAGGTTTCGATCGAGGGTACTGCCGGCGAACCCGCCACCGAAAAGCCTTCTCTGGAGGTGCATTCCCACGCTGTGTAG
- a CDS encoding YCF48-related protein — protein MFSLRKFLTHSLLALGMVHSVGCIAANRFADPLDTPARLTSRSLQTPVWGLAKVGDGRVIGVGPRGHILLSDDQGQSWRQVPSPVSVDLVAAQFPTAVEGWIVGHEGVVLHSTDGGASWVRVLDGRQIGALMTAHYEKQASDRKDPELTQALEDARNFAAEGPTRPFLNLWFRNAREGWLIGQFNLILHTADGGGTWEPWLDRSDNPERYSLHAIRGVGDDVYIVGELGLVLKLTPDGRRFSRVTTPYRGTWFNVFGDASEVVAVGLRGNVWRSRDAGETWAQLGTDAAAGINAGAKLPDGRTVVLPQSGQLLLGPTTGKTFHEVGGTGQPDGGFDLLPLSATEILISGQRGVARVLLHDAAK, from the coding sequence ATGTTTTCTTTGCGAAAGTTTCTTACCCATTCCCTGCTCGCGCTGGGTATGGTTCACTCGGTCGGATGCATTGCTGCCAATCGCTTTGCCGACCCCCTCGACACCCCGGCCCGTCTCACGAGCAGGTCGCTGCAGACGCCGGTCTGGGGACTGGCGAAGGTCGGAGACGGAAGGGTGATCGGAGTGGGGCCCCGAGGCCATATTCTGCTCTCGGACGACCAAGGACAATCCTGGCGTCAGGTCCCGTCCCCAGTCAGCGTAGATCTGGTCGCTGCACAGTTCCCAACCGCTGTCGAGGGTTGGATCGTCGGCCACGAGGGCGTCGTTCTTCATTCCACCGACGGTGGAGCATCGTGGGTTCGCGTCCTGGACGGCCGGCAGATCGGTGCGCTGATGACCGCTCATTATGAGAAGCAGGCCAGCGACCGGAAGGATCCGGAACTCACGCAGGCACTCGAAGATGCCCGCAACTTCGCGGCGGAGGGGCCGACCAGACCCTTCTTAAACCTTTGGTTCCGTAATGCGCGCGAAGGTTGGCTCATTGGGCAGTTCAATCTGATCCTGCATACCGCCGATGGCGGCGGGACGTGGGAACCCTGGCTCGACCGGAGCGACAACCCCGAACGGTACTCGCTCCACGCTATCCGCGGTGTGGGCGACGATGTCTATATCGTAGGGGAGTTGGGTTTGGTGTTGAAGCTGACGCCCGACGGCAGGCGGTTTTCCCGAGTAACGACGCCGTATCGCGGAACGTGGTTCAACGTGTTCGGGGACGCGAGCGAAGTGGTTGCTGTCGGCTTGCGCGGAAACGTGTGGCGCAGTCGCGATGCCGGCGAGACCTGGGCGCAACTTGGTACGGACGCGGCCGCGGGGATCAATGCCGGGGCCAAGCTGCCGGACGGGCGAACGGTTGTCCTTCCCCAGAGCGGCCAGCTGTTGCTCGGTCCGACCACCGGGAAAACGTTCCACGAGGTCGGCGGCACGGGGCAACCGGATGGTGGTTTCGATCTGCTGCCGCTTTCAGCGACCGAGATACTGATCAGTGGACAGCGGGGCGTCGCGCGCGTCCTGTTGCACGACGCTGCGAAGTAA
- a CDS encoding SDR family NAD(P)-dependent oxidoreductase, with translation MPLGWRRGATVIANIPLFEGRPPSAQAVVDEIKAAGGKATAGTHSVADEGGACALIESSYTAYGRPEIFVCNAGIIRSGGLGQASLADFRDVMDVNFWDAGLSVACGFTSNASHWLRPHRPDCRRHPAGGPRILNQRSLVKRLRGP, from the coding sequence ATGCCCCTTGGCTGGCGGCGCGGCGCAACCGTAATCGCGAACATCCCGCTCTTCGAGGGCCGGCCGCCCTCGGCGCAAGCGGTTGTCGACGAGATCAAGGCCGCCGGCGGTAAGGCGACCGCCGGAACCCATTCCGTGGCCGACGAAGGTGGCGCCTGCGCCCTGATCGAATCGTCCTACACGGCCTACGGGCGGCCGGAAATCTTTGTCTGCAACGCCGGCATTATCCGTAGCGGCGGCCTTGGCCAGGCTTCGCTGGCGGATTTCCGCGACGTGATGGACGTCAATTTCTGGGACGCGGGTCTATCCGTTGCATGCGGCTTTACCTCGAATGCGAGCCACTGGTTACGGCCGCATCGTCCTGACTGCCGCAGGCACCCGGCCGGTGGACCCAGGATTCTCAATCAACGGTCGTTGGTGAAAAGGCTGAGAGGACCATGA
- a CDS encoding enoyl-CoA hydratase-related protein → MSAPPLHFHDVAYRNEGEVALIALENPPVNSLGHGVRRGLVDAFDKTRRDPQVRAIVRCGRGRGFSAGGDIHELGTPAATAEPALSLHVHPVIENSEKPVVAAIHGLAIGGGLETALVCHYRIAAGDAMAGLPELKLGVIPLSGTQRLPRALGLEKAIDVILGGELRPARQLADGALFDRVIEGDAQTVLSAAIAFARGRVGVLPLPLIRQRSLPDADPAAVVAAARARLAADEADNPMAREALNAIAAAAETPDFDAGMAVARTIYDRLVASDEVRR, encoded by the coding sequence ATGAGTGCGCCACCTCTGCATTTTCACGATGTCGCCTATCGCAACGAGGGCGAGGTCGCACTCATCGCCCTGGAGAATCCGCCGGTTAACAGTCTTGGGCACGGCGTGCGCCGAGGTCTGGTGGACGCTTTCGACAAGACGCGGCGTGACCCGCAGGTGCGCGCTATCGTGCGGTGCGGCCGCGGACGCGGCTTCTCGGCCGGTGGCGACATCCACGAGTTAGGCACCCCGGCCGCCACCGCCGAGCCGGCGCTGTCGCTCCACGTCCACCCCGTCATTGAGAACAGCGAAAAGCCGGTGGTGGCGGCCATCCACGGCCTGGCCATCGGCGGCGGCCTGGAAACCGCCCTGGTCTGCCACTACCGTATCGCCGCCGGCGACGCCATGGCAGGCCTGCCGGAACTCAAGCTCGGAGTGATCCCGCTTTCCGGCACACAGCGCCTGCCTCGGGCACTGGGGTTGGAGAAGGCCATCGACGTGATTCTCGGCGGCGAGCTGCGCCCGGCCCGGCAACTGGCCGATGGCGCTCTGTTCGACCGCGTGATTGAAGGCGACGCGCAGACGGTGCTGTCGGCCGCCATCGCTTTCGCCCGCGGCCGAGTCGGCGTTTTGCCGTTGCCGCTGATTCGCCAACGGTCGCTGCCCGATGCCGATCCGGCGGCCGTCGTGGCCGCTGCCCGGGCACGGCTTGCCGCCGACGAGGCAGACAACCCGATGGCCCGGGAGGCCCTTAATGCCATTGCCGCAGCAGCGGAAACGCCCGATTTCGACGCTGGAATGGCGGTCGCCCGGACCATCTACGACCGCCTCGTCGCTTCCGACGAAGTGCGCCGATAG
- a CDS encoding tyrosine-protein phosphatase gives MSVGLVLTGAPNFRDLGGHPTQDGRRIRRARIFRSGSLSGLTPRDLDAIVKLGIRLICDLRSQAERNAAPNRWLGDHGARELHIDISADLRAGNAELLEILRRDPSAAGARRMMLQTYRYLPGAFARPLRGLFARLVGSDGLPAVFHCTAGKDRTGFLVALLLHALGVERKTIYQDYLASAAACCQRFRDSAARAMAIHLGGALDASAIDVICGVEACYLDESFSAMVATHGSVDFYLENVAGLGPSQLCRLRDALLE, from the coding sequence ATGAGTGTCGGCCTCGTGCTCACCGGGGCGCCGAATTTCCGTGATCTCGGCGGTCATCCGACGCAGGACGGACGGCGCATCCGACGCGCCCGCATCTTCCGTTCGGGCAGCCTTTCAGGGCTGACTCCGCGCGACCTTGACGCGATCGTGAAGCTGGGCATCCGCCTGATCTGCGATCTGCGCAGTCAGGCGGAACGGAATGCGGCGCCCAATCGATGGCTTGGCGATCATGGTGCACGCGAGCTTCACATCGACATTAGCGCCGATCTGCGGGCGGGTAACGCAGAACTGCTCGAAATCCTGCGGCGGGACCCGAGCGCCGCGGGCGCTCGCCGTATGATGCTGCAAACATACCGGTACCTGCCTGGCGCGTTTGCCCGGCCGCTCCGTGGACTGTTCGCACGACTCGTCGGCAGTGACGGTTTGCCGGCAGTCTTTCATTGCACAGCCGGAAAGGATCGGACCGGATTCCTGGTGGCACTCCTCCTCCATGCGCTGGGTGTCGAGCGTAAGACCATCTACCAAGACTACCTGGCAAGCGCTGCGGCATGTTGTCAGCGGTTTCGCGACTCCGCTGCACGGGCGATGGCAATCCACCTCGGCGGGGCGCTCGATGCGTCGGCCATTGATGTGATCTGTGGTGTCGAGGCCTGCTACCTGGACGAATCGTTCTCGGCGATGGTGGCGACCCACGGTTCGGTCGATTTCTACCTCGAAAACGTGGCGGGACTCGGCCCATCGCAGCTATGCCGCTTGCGCGACGCGTTGCTCGAATGA
- a CDS encoding SDR family oxidoreductase yields MALARELGLKGITAKTVSPDFIDETGMTAEFDTERVGPIASQIPLQRPGRGEDIANEVGWQTSAQADHVTGMTLPVNGGWRFY; encoded by the coding sequence ATGGCCTTGGCGCGAGAACTCGGTCTGAAGGGAATCACCGCCAAAACCGTCTCGCCGGACTTCATTGACGAGACCGGCATGACGGCAGAGTTCGACACGGAGCGTGTCGGACCCATCGCCTCGCAGATTCCCCTTCAACGTCCGGGCAGAGGGGAAGACATCGCAAATGAGGTTGGCTGGCAAACTTCGGCGCAAGCGGACCACGTGACCGGTATGACCCTGCCAGTCAACGGTGGCTGGCGTTTCTACTGA
- a CDS encoding single-stranded DNA-binding protein produces the protein MPNVFRGKGNLGDTPILKHVPVNGADEVVAEMRVFFDDYAYDQVTDEYQQVGGFWMSVSLWGQRGEDAARVLRRGARVQVEGVLKQFMYSPEGAPDKVPGFQVTADDVALCLGRVAGVEYKPKREVAGSSSEVAADAA, from the coding sequence ATGCCCAATGTATTTCGTGGGAAAGGCAATCTCGGTGATACGCCCATCCTCAAGCACGTCCCCGTCAACGGCGCGGACGAAGTGGTCGCCGAGATGCGCGTGTTTTTCGACGATTACGCCTACGATCAGGTCACCGATGAGTACCAGCAGGTCGGCGGATTCTGGATGAGCGTGTCGCTGTGGGGCCAGCGTGGCGAGGACGCCGCGCGCGTGCTGCGACGAGGCGCACGGGTCCAGGTCGAGGGCGTCCTCAAGCAGTTCATGTACTCGCCCGAGGGCGCCCCCGACAAGGTGCCCGGCTTCCAGGTCACTGCCGACGACGTCGCGCTGTGCCTGGGCCGGGTCGCGGGAGTCGAGTACAAGCCCAAGCGGGAGGTCGCGGGATCGTCGAGCGAGGTGGCTGCCGACGCAGCCTAG
- a CDS encoding PFL_4669 family integrating conjugative element protein, with product MPSHPIAPPPPQSSPAPVDDQPGLLDPLFPGGSPIAFETDDRSPFSDRYSIPREREKLVDLIEADDPDPHDPRWARYELYLQRCDALKQMEAEYRVTAGADATVEPVVATQLRDLGSLVDDGVDTMTLHTKEGFRMFMGRRRDPAGQYNAIPGGKRVASSLKALWALTRNNNPYADWALLRADHRIPELRRSLDRQAQLLSAELKKRADKGLGFGILKSREPKVLELGFRSPYGYVIAELIVEFDYYVRVVKTLGRKALFSDKEAHDAIRQFTRPMRAAFEEFIRFET from the coding sequence ATGCCATCGCACCCGATCGCCCCACCACCTCCGCAGTCCTCCCCGGCCCCTGTCGACGATCAGCCCGGACTCCTCGATCCCCTCTTTCCCGGCGGCTCGCCGATCGCCTTCGAGACTGACGATCGGTCTCCGTTTTCCGATCGCTACAGCATTCCAAGGGAGCGCGAGAAGCTTGTCGACCTCATCGAGGCGGATGACCCAGATCCCCACGATCCGCGCTGGGCGCGCTATGAGCTCTACCTCCAGCGCTGCGATGCGCTCAAGCAGATGGAGGCGGAATACCGCGTCACGGCGGGCGCCGACGCAACGGTCGAACCCGTGGTCGCGACCCAATTGCGCGATCTCGGTTCGCTGGTCGACGACGGCGTCGACACCATGACGCTGCACACCAAAGAGGGCTTCCGGATGTTCATGGGGCGGCGACGCGACCCGGCCGGCCAGTACAACGCGATTCCCGGCGGCAAGCGGGTGGCCTCAAGCCTGAAAGCCTTGTGGGCGCTCACGCGCAACAACAACCCTTACGCGGACTGGGCGCTCCTTCGCGCCGATCATCGCATCCCGGAGCTCAGGCGCTCGCTCGATCGCCAGGCGCAACTGCTCAGTGCCGAGCTCAAGAAGCGCGCCGACAAGGGATTGGGGTTTGGCATCCTCAAGTCGCGCGAGCCGAAGGTCCTGGAACTCGGCTTCCGCAGCCCCTACGGCTACGTCATCGCCGAGCTGATCGTGGAGTTCGACTACTACGTCCGCGTGGTCAAGACCCTCGGCCGCAAGGCCTTGTTCTCCGACAAGGAGGCGCATGACGCCATCCGGCAATTCACTCGGCCGATGCGTGCCGCATTCGAGGAATTCATCCGGTTCGAGACCTGA
- a CDS encoding STY4526/YPO1902 family pathogenicity island replication protein, with protein MIPIRSEQLRYALLSHLIHLLDTGELQTLLEAGLSPDILDTLRAASARDLPSIAGMPQLDVRIQFDPATLEAAYRRHCAIAEMRQLMEDHVMHGAQPPLLVHLFKMTLAEIQQQRALLCPDPPPRGRPALPDPSVREAVHNAWSTIRCTCPPQRQFVELHRAFPDHSIATLWHVVHEFDADAEGIEHLDSSNPTATPQPLDSFDPVQRGVRVDSFNPAVLHRCPDIPFPSRRLPSRCSFA; from the coding sequence ATGATCCCGATCAGAAGCGAGCAACTCCGGTACGCCCTGCTGTCGCATCTCATTCACCTGCTCGACACCGGAGAGCTGCAGACGCTGCTCGAGGCCGGGCTCAGCCCCGACATCCTCGACACCCTGCGTGCCGCGTCCGCCCGCGATCTCCCCTCCATCGCCGGCATGCCGCAGCTCGACGTCCGCATTCAATTCGATCCCGCAACGCTCGAGGCCGCCTATCGACGGCACTGCGCGATCGCCGAAATGCGGCAGCTGATGGAGGATCACGTCATGCACGGCGCCCAACCGCCGCTGCTGGTTCACCTCTTCAAGATGACCCTGGCCGAGATTCAGCAGCAACGCGCGCTGCTGTGCCCCGATCCGCCGCCGCGCGGCCGGCCGGCCCTTCCTGATCCGAGCGTACGCGAGGCGGTCCACAACGCCTGGTCCACCATTCGTTGCACGTGCCCGCCACAGCGTCAGTTTGTGGAACTGCATCGCGCATTCCCCGACCACTCCATCGCCACGCTGTGGCACGTCGTGCACGAGTTCGATGCGGACGCCGAGGGCATCGAGCATCTGGATTCATCCAACCCAACAGCAACGCCACAGCCACTGGATTCCTTCGACCCAGTGCAACGGGGTGTTCGCGTGGATTCTTTCAACCCAGCTGTGCTTCACCGATGTCCGGACATTCCCTTTCCGAGCCGCAGATTACCGTCGAGGTGCTCATTCGCCTGA
- a CDS encoding ParA family protein gives MGVLLIDADVQPSLSRYYPIARRARHGLTQMIKQGALSDDRISTIDFALAPVPLRRQPQLNPNGCLDIVISDAPQGALQDWLAPRMDSALRIKLALRSPLLQERYDVVLIDTQGAVGHLQDAAVLAADVLLSPISPDILSAREFLSGTQELLNRVETAAAFGISVPQMLAIIYRHENTRDAREIGQAIRESYQQLKCKVLLLKTVIPHAVAYRNAATAQVPVHWIDPVKASPAMHALLWELIPSLDGTRAGVPPEALSEVVDGHDVQNAIA, from the coding sequence ATGGGCGTCCTGCTCATCGATGCGGATGTGCAGCCGAGTCTCAGTCGCTATTACCCCATTGCCAGGCGAGCGCGGCACGGACTGACGCAAATGATCAAGCAGGGGGCGCTCAGCGACGACCGCATTTCAACCATCGACTTCGCGCTCGCGCCCGTGCCATTGCGTCGACAGCCGCAGCTCAACCCCAACGGCTGCCTCGACATCGTCATCTCCGATGCGCCACAGGGGGCGCTCCAGGACTGGCTCGCGCCGCGTATGGACAGCGCGCTGCGCATCAAACTCGCCTTGCGCAGTCCGCTGCTGCAGGAGCGCTACGATGTCGTGCTCATCGATACCCAGGGCGCGGTGGGCCACCTTCAGGATGCTGCAGTGCTGGCCGCCGACGTGCTCCTTTCGCCGATCTCGCCCGATATCCTCTCGGCGCGCGAGTTTCTGTCGGGCACCCAGGAACTGCTGAACCGCGTAGAAACGGCTGCGGCGTTCGGCATCTCCGTGCCGCAAATGCTGGCGATCATCTACCGCCACGAAAACACCCGCGACGCACGCGAGATCGGTCAGGCGATTCGCGAGAGCTATCAGCAGCTCAAGTGCAAGGTCCTGCTCCTCAAAACGGTCATACCGCACGCCGTTGCGTACCGCAATGCCGCCACTGCCCAGGTCCCGGTGCATTGGATCGACCCGGTCAAGGCGAGTCCTGCAATGCATGCGCTCCTGTGGGAGCTCATTCCGAGCCTTGACGGCACCCGCGCTGGGGTGCCGCCGGAAGCTCTCAGCGAGGTCGTCGACGGCCATGACGTCCAGAACGCGATTGCCTGA
- a CDS encoding VOC family protein: MITRMDHFTIVTDRLDVTRRFYTELLEMEEGPRPPFSVPGCWLYISQQPVLHVISVKEMPEPRRGVLDHMAFRAEGLVRTLNRLVAAGVSYRIIRTPGELRTWQVFFTDPNGVEVELDFDPAKSAPDDWALRRRPI; the protein is encoded by the coding sequence ATGATCACGCGAATGGACCACTTTACGATCGTTACCGATCGCCTCGATGTGACGCGTCGCTTCTACACCGAACTGCTCGAGATGGAGGAAGGGCCGCGTCCGCCTTTTTCCGTCCCAGGCTGCTGGCTCTACATATCGCAGCAACCCGTGCTGCACGTCATCAGTGTCAAAGAGATGCCCGAGCCGCGTCGGGGCGTTCTCGACCACATGGCATTTCGCGCCGAGGGACTGGTGCGCACGCTGAATCGCCTGGTTGCGGCCGGCGTTAGCTACCGCATCATTCGCACGCCGGGCGAACTGCGCACGTGGCAGGTCTTCTTCACGGATCCGAACGGAGTCGAAGTCGAACTCGACTTCGACCCGGCCAAGAGCGCTCCCGATGATTGGGCTCTCCGGAGAAGGCCGATCTGA